A genomic region of Plasmodium malariae genome assembly, chromosome: 14 contains the following coding sequences:
- the PmUG01_14013400 gene encoding fam-m protein, translating into MKQKIKLHIIIKISMFLFLTWICHFGNNLSTFSKTLDKNFYLDRKLATRNYRSLVKYKQDYSNNECLKENFPNNGVNEKNDIYSNKKGTKIKSKQSNRSLLNKAQYYTEVVDYNNGMFDGKHFHFEKKLIKKKDYDNIIERKRRIRNISLKKIKFRSYSFGVAILFLFFLLGFGYPALHHYSVLEGVGEKLIELLSVFYDKLNKALKASEMCIILYSIVIVILSVIIIVAIYKILRNNEKYKIIKLMTE; encoded by the exons atgaaacaaaaaataaaattacatattattattaaaatttctatGTTTCTCTTTCTAACTTGGATATGTCATTTTGGCAATAATCTG AGTACATTTAGTAAGACCTTGGATAAAAATTTCTATCTTGATAGAAAATTAGCTACAAGAAATTACCGATCACtagtaaaatataagcaagattattcaaataatgaatgtttaaaagaaaattttccGAATAATGGagtgaatgaaaaaaatgatatatatagtaataaaaaggggaccaaaataaaaagcaaacAATCAAATAGAAGTTTGTTAAATAAGGCACAATACTATACAGAAGTTGttgattataataatggaatgtttgatggaaaacatttccattttgaaaaaaagttaataaaaaaaaaagattacgataatattattgaaagaaaaaggaggattagaaatataagtttaaagaaaataaaatttagaagtTATAGTTTCGGAGTTgctatattatttctttttttcttgctAGGATTTGGATACCCCGCATTGCATCATTATAGTGTGTTGGAAGGAGTAGGAGAAAAACTCATAGAATTACTATCagttttttatgataaactTAATAAGGCATTAAAAGCCTCCGAAAtgtgtataatattatatagcatagttattgttatattatcTGTCATAATTATAGTagcaatatataaaatcttaagaaataatgaaaaatataaaataataaagctGATGActgaataa